A window of Nonomuraea angiospora genomic DNA:
TGGTCCAGCGTGTGCCAGTGCTGGTCAGACAATTCCTGAGCGCGGCGCAGCGCGTTCATCAACTCGGCACGAGTAGTCATGAAGACCTCCCACCGAAGCGGTACGCAAGCCGTGCCCATGAAGTCTCAAATTCGTTCCGATTCACTTTGCCACGCCGCCATTCCGGACGTCATGCCGCCGAACGAAAACAGTATTCCTGTCAGCCGAGCGCGTCGATCTCCGCGATCAGAGCCGGCTCGGCACGGTGTGCATCAACCCAAGTCATGGCAGACCCCTTTTCGGATCGGGGGGAGTTGGGTAGGTGCCTCGGCCTGGCACCGTGTACACCAACCTCTGGTCGCGGAGAAGTGTCAGCGCGCGTCGTACGGTGCCCTTGGCCACGTCATATTGCTGTGCGAGTTGCGTTTCGGACGGCAGCGGCACGTCCTGCTCGAAGTCGCCGGCTCGGACCTTCGCGGCCAGGTCGTCAGCGATTGTCTGGAATCTCCACCCTGATCTTGCCTGGCGTGACGCGCTCTCTGGCCCAACGTATGAGCCCTCACCCCTGATCGTGTAGATGATGCCCGCGTCGCGTAGCTCTCGGATCGCCCGCCGGGCCGTGATCCGCGCGACGCCGAACTCGCTCACGAGGTCAGCCTCGGACGGTACGAGCGCGCCCGGCTGGAGCGCGCCGTCGTCGATCCGCTTGCGCAGCACATCGGCGAGTTGGTTGTAGAGCGGCACGGGTCCACGAGGGTTGAGCACGTCCGAATCGTAGTTGTACCGATACGGGCCATCATCGGCGACTACGTCCCTTGCTAGGACTAGCCGTTCTCTTACATGGATTAGGACAAGCTATGTAC
This region includes:
- a CDS encoding GntR family transcriptional regulator, with protein sequence MLNPRGPVPLYNQLADVLRKRIDDGALQPGALVPSEADLVSEFGVARITARRAIRELRDAGIIYTIRGEGSYVGPESASRQARSGWRFQTIADDLAAKVRAGDFEQDVPLPSETQLAQQYDVAKGTVRRALTLLRDQRLVYTVPGRGTYPTPPDPKRGLP